In the genome of Nitrospira japonica, one region contains:
- a CDS encoding UDP-glucuronic acid decarboxylase family protein, whose product MRILITGGAGFLGSHLSDLLIGKGHDVIVMDNLITGRAENIAHLMGHPRFSFVKYNVCDYIHVDGALDAILHFASPASPQDYLEMPIATMKVGALGTHKVLGLAKAKHARLLLASTSEVYGDPLVNPQPETYWGNVNPISPRGVYDEAKRFAEAMTMAYHRYHGVDTRIVRIFNTYGPRMRPHDGRVVSNFVVQALQGKPLTIFGDGSQTRSFCYVDDLVRGITTLLLIDSDKPVAERTNRARFLTKSTQPLPETIHDPVNIGNPRELTVKGIAELVLKLTGSKSQIEYRPLPADDPKVRRPDIRLAKQLLGWEPEVELEDGLRKTIEYFSQVVSD is encoded by the coding sequence ATGCGGATTCTCATCACCGGAGGCGCTGGATTTCTTGGCAGTCACCTGAGTGACTTGCTGATTGGTAAGGGGCATGACGTAATTGTGATGGACAATCTGATCACTGGACGAGCCGAGAATATCGCGCATTTGATGGGACATCCTCGGTTCAGCTTCGTCAAGTACAACGTGTGCGACTACATTCATGTAGACGGGGCGCTTGATGCGATCCTGCACTTTGCGTCCCCGGCAAGTCCCCAGGATTATCTGGAGATGCCCATCGCGACGATGAAGGTTGGTGCGCTGGGTACGCATAAGGTATTGGGGTTGGCCAAGGCGAAACACGCTCGACTACTGTTGGCCAGCACCTCGGAAGTCTATGGCGATCCGTTGGTGAACCCCCAACCGGAAACCTATTGGGGGAATGTCAATCCCATCAGCCCCCGCGGCGTCTATGACGAGGCGAAGCGGTTTGCCGAGGCCATGACGATGGCCTATCACCGGTATCACGGAGTCGACACCCGCATTGTCAGAATTTTCAACACGTATGGACCGAGGATGCGTCCTCACGATGGGCGAGTCGTGTCGAACTTCGTGGTGCAAGCCCTTCAAGGGAAGCCATTGACCATATTTGGTGATGGAAGCCAGACCAGAAGTTTCTGTTACGTCGATGACTTGGTCCGGGGTATTACGACGCTGCTCTTGATCGACTCAGACAAGCCGGTAGCGGAACGTACGAATCGGGCAAGATTTCTGACGAAGTCTACTCAACCCCTGCCTGAAACCATCCACGACCCCGTGAATATTGGCAATCCGCGAGAATTGACCGTCAAGGGCATTGCCGAGCTTGTGCTCAAGCTCACCGGTTCTAAAAGCCAGATCGAGTATAGACCGTTACCGGCTGACGATCCGAAAGTGCGACGCCCGGACATTCGTCTTGCGAAGCAGTTGCTGGGATGGGAGCCGGAAGTGGAACTTGAGGATGGTCTCCGAAAGACTATCGAATATTTCAGTCAGGTCGTATCGGACTGA
- a CDS encoding FemAB family XrtA/PEP-CTERM system-associated protein — protein MNVITLNTATDAALWDAFVLSRPEASGYHTLAWREVVTRVFGHPTFYLMAKDGQDMVRGVLPLVLTKSPLFGSFLTSLAFFNYGGILAEDRMATEKLLARAGDLARELGAGHIELRQTAPLETDWPVGQHKVSMRLALPSDPEALFKAYPSKLRSQIRRGQKEGMEVRIGAEELLNDYYSVFSRCMRDLGTPVYAKGFFRAIVDAFPKETRLFVVSLQQQPLAAGLVYGFRRVLEIPWAASDKRYGRLAPNMLLYHAVLEYACREGFTEFDFGRSSVDSGTYRFKQQWGAQPRPLYWYYWLSQGREMPRLSPDNPKFKVAISLWQRLPLFAANLLGPHIVKYLP, from the coding sequence ATGAACGTTATTACTCTGAATACTGCCACCGACGCCGCCCTATGGGATGCATTTGTACTGAGCCGCCCGGAAGCCTCCGGCTATCACACCCTGGCATGGCGGGAGGTTGTGACGCGCGTGTTTGGGCACCCCACCTTCTATTTGATGGCCAAGGACGGCCAGGATATGGTTCGCGGCGTGCTCCCTCTGGTCCTCACAAAAAGCCCCCTGTTTGGGAGCTTTCTGACTTCTCTGGCTTTTTTCAATTATGGGGGGATTCTCGCAGAAGATCGGATGGCTACCGAGAAGTTATTGGCTCGGGCCGGCGACCTTGCCCGTGAACTTGGAGCCGGCCACATTGAATTGAGACAGACGGCGCCATTGGAGACCGATTGGCCGGTAGGTCAGCACAAAGTGTCCATGCGCCTGGCCTTGCCTTCTGATCCGGAAGCCTTGTTCAAAGCCTACCCGTCGAAGCTGCGAAGCCAGATCCGGCGAGGGCAGAAGGAGGGGATGGAGGTTCGTATCGGGGCTGAAGAACTCTTGAATGACTATTACAGCGTCTTCTCTCGATGCATGAGGGATCTTGGTACTCCTGTATATGCAAAGGGTTTCTTCCGAGCGATTGTCGACGCTTTCCCCAAAGAGACTCGCTTGTTCGTCGTATCATTGCAACAGCAGCCGCTTGCGGCGGGACTGGTCTATGGATTCCGCCGGGTACTTGAAATTCCATGGGCGGCATCGGACAAACGATACGGTCGGCTGGCGCCTAACATGTTGCTGTATCATGCCGTTCTCGAATATGCCTGTCGGGAGGGATTCACGGAGTTCGATTTCGGGCGATCGTCCGTGGACAGCGGGACGTACCGTTTCAAACAGCAGTGGGGGGCTCAACCGCGCCCATTATACTGGTACTATTGGTTGAGCCAGGGCCGGGAGATGCCTCGATTGAGTCCTGACAATCCGAAGTTCAAGGTCGCGATCAGCCTGTGGCAGCGTCTCCCACTCTTTGCCGCCAACTTGCTTGGTCCGCACATCGTCAAATATCTGCCATGA
- a CDS encoding carbamoyltransferase family protein gives MSTILGISAYYHDSAACLVRDGDIVAAAQEERFTRKKHDPGFPHRAIDYCLQAGGIRLGEVSRLVFYDKPLVKFERLLETYLAFAPTGLQSFLAAMPVWMKEKLLLKTLLCEEFLKHDQRLKKRDLPQLLFSEHHESHAASAFFASPYDSAVVLCMDGVGEWATTSAWKGHGNQLTPLWEIPFPHSLGLLYSAFTYYTGFKVNSGEYKVMGLAPYGEPKYAKAIYDHLIDIKPDGTFRMNMEYFNYCTGLTMTGNKFDSLFGGPPRKPESKLTQREMDLARSVQEVTEEVMLRISRSLHRETGLDYLCLAGGVALNCVGNGRILREGPFKDLWIQPAAGDAGGALGAALSVWHQYENQPRISNGKQDRMRGSYLGPAHTNEEIEVFLKSKGAPYSRLSNSELFERVAQDLAQEKVVGWLQGRMEFGPRALGGRSILGDARSTKMQSIMNLKIKYRESFRPFAPSVLRERVSDYFDLHSDSPYMLIVAPVQEKRRRPMTASQKDLWGIDLLNVPRSDIPAVTHLDYSARVQTIHQETNPQYYNLLKSFEALTGYAVLVNTSFNVRGEPIVCTPEDAYRCFMRTEMDVLVLENCVLYKQDQTPLAEDTDWKKEFELD, from the coding sequence ATGAGCACTATTCTAGGAATATCGGCTTACTATCATGATAGCGCCGCTTGTCTTGTGCGAGACGGAGATATCGTGGCTGCGGCACAAGAAGAGCGATTCACGAGGAAGAAACACGACCCCGGTTTTCCGCATCGAGCTATCGATTACTGTCTGCAGGCCGGTGGAATCCGCTTGGGTGAAGTGAGCCGCCTGGTGTTCTACGACAAGCCGTTGGTGAAATTTGAGCGGCTTCTTGAGACCTATCTGGCCTTTGCGCCTACCGGTTTGCAATCGTTCCTGGCCGCGATGCCGGTCTGGATGAAAGAGAAATTGCTCCTTAAGACTCTATTGTGCGAGGAATTTCTGAAGCATGACCAAAGACTCAAGAAGCGCGACCTTCCGCAGTTGCTCTTCTCCGAACACCATGAATCTCATGCAGCTTCAGCATTTTTTGCCTCCCCGTATGATTCTGCGGTGGTACTCTGCATGGATGGAGTCGGGGAGTGGGCCACGACGTCTGCGTGGAAGGGGCATGGTAACCAATTGACGCCGCTGTGGGAAATACCATTTCCTCACTCGCTCGGGCTGTTGTACTCCGCTTTTACCTACTACACAGGCTTCAAGGTGAACTCCGGGGAGTACAAGGTGATGGGGCTCGCGCCATATGGGGAACCGAAGTATGCGAAAGCCATTTATGATCACCTTATCGACATTAAGCCGGACGGTACTTTTCGGATGAACATGGAATATTTCAACTATTGTACCGGCTTGACCATGACGGGAAACAAGTTCGACTCCCTTTTTGGAGGGCCGCCACGAAAGCCGGAGTCAAAGTTGACGCAACGAGAGATGGATCTTGCCCGTTCAGTTCAGGAGGTGACGGAGGAAGTGATGCTGCGGATTTCGCGCTCGCTCCATCGAGAAACGGGTCTCGACTACTTGTGCCTAGCCGGCGGTGTGGCGCTTAATTGTGTGGGAAACGGCCGTATCCTGAGAGAGGGGCCGTTCAAGGACCTGTGGATTCAGCCCGCGGCTGGCGACGCGGGAGGGGCCTTGGGCGCAGCATTGAGCGTTTGGCATCAGTATGAGAATCAGCCAAGAATCTCGAACGGAAAGCAGGACCGCATGCGCGGGTCCTACTTGGGGCCGGCTCATACGAATGAAGAGATCGAGGTATTTCTGAAAAGCAAAGGCGCGCCGTATAGCAGGCTATCCAACTCGGAACTCTTTGAGCGCGTTGCACAGGATCTTGCCCAGGAGAAGGTTGTGGGATGGCTGCAGGGTCGCATGGAATTCGGCCCCCGGGCGTTGGGGGGACGCAGCATTCTCGGTGATGCAAGAAGCACGAAGATGCAGTCGATCATGAACCTGAAAATCAAGTATCGTGAATCGTTCAGACCATTTGCGCCGTCGGTATTGCGTGAACGCGTCTCAGATTATTTTGACCTGCACTCCGATAGTCCGTATATGCTGATCGTGGCGCCGGTTCAGGAAAAGCGGCGTCGGCCGATGACGGCTTCACAGAAAGATCTCTGGGGCATTGATTTGCTCAATGTGCCGAGATCGGACATTCCCGCGGTTACCCACCTCGACTACTCGGCAAGGGTACAAACGATTCATCAGGAGACCAACCCGCAATACTACAATCTGTTGAAATCGTTTGAAGCCCTCACGGGGTACGCGGTGCTGGTCAATACCTCATTCAATGTACGAGGTGAGCCGATCGTATGCACGCCGGAAGATGCATACCGGTGCTTTATGCGTACGGAGATGGATGTCCTCGTGCTCGAGAACTGCGTCCTGTACAAACAGGACCAAACGCCGCTTGCGGAAGATACGGATTGGAAAAAAGAGTTTGAGCTGGACTAG
- a CDS encoding DegT/DnrJ/EryC1/StrS family aminotransferase yields MKLQRTLAPTSAPLSLSNLIGSLPGLIGGRKYRERLIRELEAKFQARGVFLVSSGKAALVVVLKALAASSRRRRVIIPAYTCFSVPSAIVRAGLEVVLCDVNPRTLDFDFEELERLLSEDILCVLPTHLFGLPADVRRVVQLCRTRDIAVVEDAAQALGGGSEKGLVGTEGDVAFFSLGRGKNLTSGTGGIIVTKSPTLADAIHAEYSKLPAASFGETCRNWAELVLMRAFIRPTWYWLPSGLPFLGLGETKFYTDFPVCRMDEVRACQLVGWDRRLAKANTDRAACAGKLIMGLNQGFNGLQPITHPDGVYLRLPVLLRDRVAKHEACARSQKYGAGVSSSYPTTIQDIPELAGRITDRTCPGAQEVVERLVTLPTHEFVTESDRVKIWRVLGVSEPRSRNTGARSAPVDQCSSG; encoded by the coding sequence ATGAAGCTGCAGCGGACTCTTGCTCCCACCTCGGCGCCTCTTTCTCTCTCCAACCTCATTGGCTCTCTTCCGGGACTCATTGGTGGTCGGAAGTACCGTGAACGATTGATCCGAGAATTGGAAGCCAAGTTTCAGGCCAGGGGAGTGTTTCTTGTTTCGTCCGGGAAAGCCGCTCTGGTGGTGGTTCTGAAGGCCTTGGCGGCGAGTTCAAGGCGACGGCGGGTGATCATTCCAGCCTACACGTGTTTTTCCGTGCCGTCAGCAATTGTGAGAGCAGGCCTGGAGGTTGTTTTATGCGATGTGAACCCGCGCACGCTGGATTTTGACTTCGAAGAGCTGGAGCGGCTCCTGAGTGAGGATATCCTCTGTGTTCTGCCGACTCACCTCTTTGGCCTTCCGGCTGACGTACGACGTGTCGTCCAACTATGCCGCACACGCGATATCGCTGTGGTCGAAGATGCGGCCCAGGCGCTGGGCGGAGGGTCTGAAAAAGGACTCGTCGGTACTGAAGGAGACGTGGCATTTTTCAGCCTTGGTCGTGGAAAGAACCTCACGAGCGGAACGGGAGGAATCATCGTTACGAAGTCGCCCACCTTAGCCGACGCGATTCATGCCGAATATTCGAAGTTGCCGGCTGCCTCCTTCGGCGAAACATGTCGAAATTGGGCCGAACTGGTTCTCATGAGGGCGTTTATTCGCCCGACCTGGTATTGGTTACCGTCCGGACTTCCATTTCTTGGTCTAGGAGAAACCAAATTCTATACCGATTTCCCGGTGTGCCGTATGGATGAGGTGCGAGCCTGTCAATTGGTGGGCTGGGACCGGCGGCTGGCCAAAGCAAACACGGATCGCGCGGCTTGTGCAGGAAAATTGATTATGGGACTGAACCAGGGCTTCAATGGTCTGCAACCAATTACGCACCCCGATGGCGTCTATCTCCGCTTGCCGGTTCTCTTGCGGGATAGAGTGGCCAAGCATGAGGCCTGTGCGCGCAGTCAAAAATACGGTGCCGGAGTAAGTTCAAGCTACCCAACGACGATTCAGGACATTCCCGAACTGGCTGGTCGGATTACCGACCGGACATGTCCAGGGGCTCAAGAGGTCGTCGAACGATTGGTGACCTTGCCGACCCATGAATTTGTGACGGAATCTGATCGTGTAAAGATCTGGCGGGTCTTGGGAGTTTCAGAGCCTCGCTCCAGGAACACCGGGGCACGTTCAGCCCCAGTTGACCAATGCAGTTCCGGCTGA
- a CDS encoding glycosyltransferase: MKILVLTSDVPATSSMPGSPRLFSLCRELSKHHELLLVCRCSSRDRYRMFLNDPTAARVFARVEVLPDPPRPTWWGQQWHRMNLAAFFETRYRQPSYYRMMREKIDALCIEAKVDLIYADLIFMTEYVGEHRAIPAIVDLTDSITLMGLRVLRSEHGLSKKLSAWAHLVRARQLERTVGNVFDLVVTNSVVDEGVIKGLSGSSNTLTVTNGVDMDYFLPGIGQGETDKLVFTGVMGYPPNQDAALYFSDEIFPLIRAKRPHAQFWIVGNGPPENVRRLAQRPGIHVTGEVEDVRPFVRSSALVVCPLRLGTGVKNKILIAMAMKKATVATPLSIEGLDLVDNREVALADSAQVFADKVVHLLENPTEAQRLGANGLARVREHHSWAVMARSLEMAIDSVIVSRNGRSHPLN, translated from the coding sequence ATGAAAATATTGGTGCTGACTTCCGATGTTCCCGCCACTTCGAGCATGCCGGGATCTCCCCGGCTGTTTAGCCTCTGCCGCGAACTGTCCAAGCATCATGAGTTATTGCTGGTCTGCCGCTGCTCATCTCGGGATCGATACAGGATGTTTCTCAATGACCCTACTGCCGCCCGTGTCTTCGCGCGTGTCGAGGTCCTTCCCGATCCTCCTCGACCGACGTGGTGGGGGCAGCAATGGCATCGCATGAATCTGGCCGCTTTTTTCGAGACACGGTATCGACAGCCATCCTACTATCGCATGATGCGGGAAAAGATCGACGCGCTGTGTATCGAGGCGAAAGTCGATCTCATTTATGCCGATCTGATTTTCATGACGGAGTATGTCGGAGAGCATCGAGCCATCCCTGCGATCGTGGATCTCACGGATTCCATTACGCTCATGGGGCTTCGTGTATTGCGGTCGGAGCATGGACTCTCGAAAAAATTGTCTGCGTGGGCCCATCTTGTGCGGGCCAGGCAACTTGAGCGTACCGTTGGAAATGTCTTCGATCTGGTGGTTACGAATTCCGTCGTCGACGAGGGCGTTATCAAGGGGCTGTCAGGCTCCTCTAACACGCTCACCGTGACGAACGGAGTTGACATGGACTACTTCCTGCCCGGCATAGGTCAGGGAGAAACGGACAAGTTGGTATTCACCGGAGTGATGGGCTATCCGCCTAATCAAGATGCAGCGCTCTATTTTTCGGATGAGATCTTTCCCCTAATCAGGGCGAAGCGTCCCCATGCGCAGTTTTGGATCGTCGGCAACGGTCCGCCGGAAAATGTCAGAAGATTGGCACAGAGACCAGGCATTCACGTCACTGGAGAGGTCGAGGACGTACGGCCGTTCGTAAGATCGTCGGCGCTCGTGGTTTGTCCCCTGAGACTGGGGACCGGCGTCAAGAACAAGATCTTGATCGCCATGGCAATGAAAAAGGCCACTGTCGCAACACCGCTCAGCATCGAAGGTTTGGATCTGGTCGATAATCGTGAAGTGGCTCTCGCAGACAGTGCGCAAGTCTTTGCCGACAAGGTTGTGCATTTACTCGAAAATCCGACCGAGGCCCAGCGTCTGGGCGCAAACGGATTAGCTCGGGTTCGGGAGCATCATTCGTGGGCCGTCATGGCTCGGTCGCTAGAAATGGCGATCGATTCGGTGATTGTTTCTCGCAACGGACGTTCTCATCCGTTGAATTGA